The genomic stretch aaacttttatgatgttacaagatatctatttcagatagatgctgttcttcttaactttctgttcatcaaagaaacctgcaaaaaaaactactgagctgttttcaacataataataaatgtttttggacagcaaatcagaatattagaatgatttctgaaggatcgtgagACTGGGGTAATTATgcagctttgaatcacagaaataaattacattttaaaatatatttaaataaaaatatttcaaaattttactgtttttgctgcaatttggatcaaataaatgcaggcttggtgagctctttaaaaaaatattaaaaatcttactgttcaaaaacatttttacttgtAGTGTAGATAAGAAATTGCGTTTTATAGTCGCATAAAATATAGACACTTTCTTCTTGGTTTTCTGTTACCACTGATGCgtcaaaaatgcaataaaaatgtcacCAAAATGTATTATATCTGCAGAATGATTGCATCGAGTCACTAAAGAACTGCATTGTATCATCTGACCTCCATTTACTGAAGTGTATCTTCTGACCTGCGTTTATCTTCTCCAGTGCTCTTTTGTAGTGACTAGCAGTGTGAATGATCTGAGCAGTAACCGGCAGCGCAGCATCCAGAAGCTCCAGATCCCAGTGGTCGAGACGCAGTATGTGTGGAGCTGTCTGGACCAAGGGCATCTCCTGCCTTTGACGGAGCATAATTTGGCCCACAGAGCTGCCATATAGCAGCTCTGAATTCCTCCCTCCTACAGGTAGGAGTTTCTAAGCACTGCTTGTTTTCTGTGGTTGTATTGCCACACTGTAATCTAGAAACCTGGTTTAGTTTTACCTGGTTTAGCACTTCCAAAGCACTTTGATTAAATAGTTGCCAAACCAGCACTATctagtaattttattgtatcAGTCTTTCTTTGTTAGAACAGATATCAGATGTTTGTCTTCTGATACTGTAAGGTCTACTTGCATCAGATGTGAAAGGAGGTGGAGTGACAGGACAGATGGGAGTGTCACAGCCACATTAGTTGTATTTGCTTACAGTGGGTgtgttttgttctgtgtttgtATATGTTTGGCTTTGTGTTGCAGTACATTTTTGATGAGATATGTATTTGACATTATATTTACGTTATATAAACCATGTATTTTTGTGGCATGACTGACATAATGTTGTTTTTCACCATAAAGAGATAAAAGTGTCGACACACAAACTAGGAAAAGAGATGTTCAAAGTTCACTCTGAACTCCCAAAGACTGAGGTTGAGATTCTTGAGAAGGGTGGACCCCGTCCTGGCAGGTTCAGGTGCGCTTGAGTTTgttcaacagttttttttctgtttctgcagCACTTGTCCTGTTTAGATGTGTTATTTTACATGActaccttttttatttactcaATGCAGAGTTTACAAAGAAGGCGACCATGACCTGCCTGAATTTCCTTCATATTTTCAAGTGGCCAAGTATTCGATTTTTGAGAGGGTGAGTGAGTTCCTGCATCATCCACAATATAATTATTAGTGGATTGGGGGAAAATTTacgtatttattattttaaagtgcacATTCTTAAATGGATTTGTGTTGCTTTCACCTGCTGCCTGAGCATGTCTGCAAGTGTTTGATGGTGTGTTGCAGGTCAAACCCAAGACTTTGTCTGTTTTGGAGCTGCAGAGTGCCAAAGGACGATCAGGCCAGCAGTATCGTGTGTTGTGTTCAGTCTTGCGTGAAGCTGAGGTTTGATCATCCTGAAtgttgtttaattaataaattcacCTTGTTGGAATCATAGATGATGATGGAGATGCTGAATTTGTCTGGTGGTGACGGTGACGGACTCTCTCTCACTATAGACTGCAGTGGTTCAGGACAAGCTTGTGTTCTGTGTGACGTCTGAAGATGCTGTGGAAGCGTATCTGCAGCTGATGAAGGAGATGGAGACAGAAGGATTCgcaaagacacacacacttccACCTGAGGTTGAACGCTTGGCATCCTATAGTCTGCAGCAGGTTAGATAAACAACACAgatctgtttttattcatttgatgtATGTATAACTTGTCTAATGGATGTGAAATAATTGCTCACTCTTTTGATTGGCAGCTGCTGTTGGAGGAGAAGCTGAACTGCAGCACATTATCACAGGAAGTTGGTGTCTTCATAGAGCTGGTTTGGACTGAAGCTCTCGGTTCCCTTAACAACATCCTGACAGTCCCCGTCTCCAGCATCAGCCTCAATGATGTGAGAATGAGTTTAGATAATCACACTCAGATCAATAAAGAAGCTGACAGGAATTTGCTGTGTTTAACAGTTTGAGGTGTGTTTATTGGCTCTGTGCTGTTGCAGGTGAGCAGGGTGGAGGGATTGTTACTGCAGACACAAAAGACTGAGAAAGAGGATGAAGTCAAAGCCCTGCTGGAGGAGGTCAACACTCTTCTACCCCTCAGAATGATCGACCCTCCTTCCAAAAACAAGCTGGTGTCTCAGAAACTAGACCTTTGTCAGGTGATGCATATAtcaattacattataaaactaATATAATACTTTAGGACCTCAAAGATTTTggtgttttaacattattttcatgacagttaagcTAAATCTCATTATTCTTAAAAATGATTGTGAGTTATTATAGATAGATTAGTACAaattaatagatttttaaaattgtactaaaTGCTTAGTTCAAGTACTGAATAAAATTCCTTCACATTTGAAGATTTTCTTAAATTTGGATTTTTAATTCAACAGTGCAGATCTGACCTTTTTactcttttaatttttctgttgtCTCCAGCTGATCAGAGATATTATAAATGTCAGTGAGGCCACTCTGGGAAGCCCCTCGCCCTCGTCTCTGGGAAAGTATCGAGCTCTGAGGTGCAGCATTGAGGTTGTTCCACCACAAAACCCTGAGTTTCATTTTGTCTCTCAGCTGCTTCAGGACAGGTAAACTTTGACTGTGCTGATTATGGTCTGAAGTTTaaacatgaatatattttttagaacatttctttaaataattgtgTTAATCTTGTATCCACCACAGGCCTGTTCAGATTCAGGAGATCCTGCGTGTCAGCAGAGGGGTGGAGCTTCAGTTGTTTAGGGAGGATTTAGGCAACATTAAACCCCTCCTCCACTCCACTAGTCCCAGCAGTTTAGTGGGAATACTGTCACGGTGAGagttattaataaaccattaatttaaatattaactttaacaaatattaatttatattgctAAATTATGACAGTCTTAATGTAACAATCAAGAAAATGAGGAGTACAAAAATACCATGTAGACCAATCctgaaatacaaaacaaaaaatctaaaatctgacTATGCATTGACAGAAATAACTTTTTCTAATGTCTGTTAAGTAATTTAATCAGCATATCAtgccattaaataaatatacattttgaaacattctTTCTAGAGGTCTGCTGCTGCCCAGGGTTGGAGTCGAACAGCATGGAATTGAGAGGACGGATATTGGGAATCTTGGAGGAGGAATCTACTTCAGTGACTCTCTGAAGTCAGTTGTCTTTAGCAATactcatattttaatatgaatccACTATCATGACAACTGCAGATTTTAGCCAGTCAGTAAGTTTCTTTTCTGTTAAAGGACTAGTGTGAAATACTCCAAGCCCAGTGCAACTGACGGCTCTCGGCTGCTGTTGGTGTGTGAAGTGGCGTTGGGTCGGTGTAAGGACCTGCTGAAGAAAGACACCACTTTGACTTGTGCGCCTGCTGGCTACCACAGTGTACACGGAGTCCAACGCACTCCCAACAGACTCTCTGAATTTGAGGTGCTTTTCTTAATCATTTTCTGTGTACTTAAATATTCTGCTTGTAGTTTTGGGATCTAATGTGACCcttgcatttgtgtttgtgttttatatttgacaGGATGATGAGTTTGTCGTCTATAACACAGAGCAGATCAGACTGAAGTATGTGGTTCAGTACAGTCTGGAGGGGGACGAGTTAAAAGAGTTTCATCCTCATATTAACACTCAGCTCACACAGATCACTGACACAACGCCTGATGTCTGTGAGTAAAGTTTAGTGGACAGAACATGCTGAGAGAGAAGCTTTTATATGTGGAAGAATGTCAAGTTGGttaaaaactttgtttttaatcaaattaattaatcacaatatatcacaatttaaagatttttgctaaagaaaagcaaataattttagaatccacagaattattaaataattaggtTTTAATTGTGTTAAATTAACAATCCCTTATAATAACAGTGTTTTGACATGGTGGAAAGACAGATCATTCCTCAGGGATATCTGATGCTCTGTAAAGTTGAATGCTATGATTTGTGTTGTCAAATTCATCAGTGGTTTTGTatgattgtgtttttattagtgTCCAGTGATGACAGTGATGATTTGGAGTCCACTAAGAATCCTCTGGAGGAGATGAACGCAGGTTTGCTGGACAGCAGTGGTCAGAAACTTCCTCTACAGGCTGTCAATGTGAGGTGCAAACTGATGGACCTGCTGTGTCAGGTATGATACTACAGCGGTGGACTGCAGTTTggaatttaaaagaaaagtcaTAGCATGATGGATTCCAAAGTAAACTAATTTTTCTAAACAATGAACACTCTTGCATTAATAAACACAGTGTTTATAAATGGTGATGAAGAATGTCAAAagaaccaaaaatgaaaaaatgctaataaactaGAACTAGAACAAAACAGTGATGGACACAAATAaaagaccaaaataaaaggaatataaacattacaaaatgccACCTATAGAAACTGTAGACAGAAAACTGAATTATAATTTCAAACTGCATCCCTAAGTTTCTCTCCACTTCCACCAGGTCATCATTTTCCAGACCTACACAAACCAGAGTGCTGTTCCCATTGAAGCAAAGTATGTCTTTCCGCTGGAGGAGACGGCAGCAGTGTGTGGATTTGAAGCCTTTATCAATGGAAAACACGTCATTGGAAAGGTGCGAGTCATTCAGAATTggttaaatgcagcctttgctCTTTTCAGTTTacaatgtctgtttttgtccGATAGGTAAAGGAAAAAGAGCAGGCTCGTAAGGAGTACAAGCAAGCCATAGAGAAAGGTCATGGAGCCTACCTGATGGACCAGGATGCACCTGTGAGTTACTAGCTCCTATTTCTTTCTGTTTAATTGTAGTATGATCTGATCTGGAGCTCATCTATGTGTGATAATGTATCAGAAGGTTTCTTTAAGGTCATGTGTTCATGTGTGGCAGGATGTATTTACTATCAGCGTGGGGAATCTTCCTCCTGGAGCCACAGTTTTGATCAAGGTGACGTTCATCACTGAGCTGGTGGTCAGATCAGGCTCTATAGTCTTCTCACTGTCTGGCAGCGTGGCACCATGGCAACAGAGAGCCGCCCTTAATCAGACAACTCAGGTACGACTGTCTTTTGTCACTGTATTTACAATCCTGATGATTGTTACAGTGTTTTGACTGACAGTTGTGTTGTATTTCAGGCAACTGTTGAAAAGATTGGTGTGACGGAGCTTCAGTCAGAGGGGTGAGAATCTCAAATACTGGAGAATTGACAGGGAAATTTACTATGTTTACTAATAAATTGCACCTGCTAATGGGTAACAATATAAAGCTAATTATTTAATCTTTTCAGTGTCCTTTAAAtaagtatttcatttttgttccctctctctttcctcAGGGAGTTTTCTCTGTCTATGTCCATTGAAATGCCTTATGAGATCATCAACTTGAGCTCTTCACACCGCATCAAAACCAAGGTTATTAATTCACTTTTGTGCATTGTCTTACTAAAatagttcaaaaaaaaaaaaaaaacatgaaatatattaacattattagtGTTTCCCATTCAGAGGACAGACTGTAAGGCAGTGATCAGCACATTGCCGGGACAGACTCTGGGATCTGAAGGGTTACAGGTGTCCTTCAGTCTTTCTAATATCCACATACCCAGGATGTGGGTTGAGAACCATCCAGATAAAGATAGTCAGGTAGAGCAAtgatcaaacaaatgaatgacaaaataaaaaaggcccctgacaaaaaaatgaacactgatTGGGATCTGATCCCTGCAGGCCTGCATGCTGGTGTTTTATCCAGACTTTAAGTCAAGTGGGGTGTCCAGCTCTGGAGGTCCGTCCAGTGTGAGCGATGTGGTCATTCTTCTGGACTCCTCCAAGTCCATGCAGGGAGACGCCATGCTGAACGCCCGCAGGATTGCCCTTCAAGTCCTCAAATCTCTGGACCGCTCACTGAAGATCAACATCATCTctttcagcactggttagtgCTCACTGAAACTATGATATTGATCATCATGTGGACATTTTCATTTCCCTATTATTCTTGTGATTTATGAGTGAAAATGTGTTGTGTTTTCTACAGATTTCAAGGAAGCTTTTCCTGCACCACTGCCATTAGAGGAGGCATCTGAAGCAGCCAGAAAATTTATTATGGTGAGTAATGTTTACAAATGGTTAAAGATGATTCTCAGTTCCTTTGTGTATCATTTCATTTCTCCTCTCTCTCAGTCGTGTAGCGGCTCTGGTGGCAGCACTGATCTGTGGCGGCCTCTCCGGATCCTGAGTCTGCTGCCTCCCTGTCGGGGTGTGAGGAACATCCTGCTGCTCTCTGATGGACATATTCAGAACCAGCCTCTGACCCTACAGCTGGTCCAGGAAAACTCCTGCCACACACGCCTCTTCACCTGCGGACTCAGGTCTGCCTTTAAACAAATCTCTTTAAGTTTCTCTTTCACTCACAATGAATTTCTGAACCTACAGTTTGatagtgtttgtgtttgtgtagctTGACAGCTAATCGTCATATGCTCAGAGCTTTGGCTCAGGCAGGTGGAGGAACATATGAATTTTTTGACACAAAGATGAAACACACTTGGACAGAGAAGGTGAATCACActctttgtgttgtttttttaataactaaaaaagaaacttttttccAATATGGCTTGAGTTGAACAGATTTGTGGGTAATTTCAGGTGCGCGCTCAGGTTCAGCGTATGGAGTCTCCAGGCTGCAGATCAGTGGCAGTGAAGTGGCAGCGGTTTAATCCCACAGCGCCCCCTCCTGTTCAAGCCCCCTCACAGCTTCACGCTCTCTTCAGTGACTGTCACACTCTCGTATACGGCTTTGTGCCACACTGCACTCAGGTAGACCTGCTTTACTCTTATATTGGTCTCCTATAAATAAAGATGATTAAATATTCTTCCTTTAGTGACAAGCAGTATGGAAAACATGTcctgattatttttaattagtatcttaaatgcagttgtcatttattaatatactgtatgtaatatGTTTGAATTGTGTAATATTCACTCTTTTAGGCCACACTGTTTGGTGATTTGAGTGGACAAGAGATCAAAACAATGGTTTCCACCACAGAACTACAAAAGACAAAGGGAACTGTGAGTGAAcatcttaaatattttatataatctgAAACCTTATCAATAGTTTATAGGGTGTTTGAggagttgtgtgtgtgttcatgtgtaGCTCCTTCACAAGTTAACAGCAAGAGCGATCATCAGAGACTATGAAGATGGCATTCTAGGCAGCAGTGAGGCAGAACACGAGGTACAGTATTTGGCTGCATgatgatatttttattataaccaGCAGATTTGCTAACAGAAGAACTTGACTTGCTGTCTTTTCTCTGTTTATCAGGGGAAGAAAGCAGAGCTGAAGTCCTACATCATTGAGCTCAGTAAAGAGTTCTCCATCTTGTCCCAGTTCACAAGTTTTGTCGCCATTGAAGAGAGGGTATGATTACTGATAATTTAAGGATTGTGTGAAAGATCACTGATGCAAAacataatctaaaattaaacatCCAGTTTCAGAATTAATGCCAAATCTGTATTTATAGCTTTTAGTTATCCCCAAGAATACAATATTTGCAGCTTGGGTAGTGGTTGACTAATTTGAGTGTTCAATGccaatatatatacagtatctaaaaataaatatgtaaaaatatttttttaatctttcgtATCTAGTTAGTCTTgccataataataaatggttcaCACATAAATGAAGTGTTTCATATGGATAATAATGAAAAAGTAAATATCTGTACACACAGGGAATCACTTTTTTCACGAAAAGGCAGAATCAAAATCATTCTAAGTAAAACATGCCATGAATTAATTTCTGTCAATCAACTTCATGACAATTAAAAACCCAAGTAATGCCCTTTTTGCTCTTTGCAGGAGCAGAATGAACATGACTCTGGATTCACAGATATTCCTAAAATCATATCAGAGGAGGATGTGGATATTTTGCCATATATAGTTTGGACTGAAGAGAAGCTGATGACTGCGGATATTATTGGTGCTGAGGATGATTATGTATGGGTAACAAAAGGGTCTATTACAGCTGTTATGTAATGCAGTGATAAATGTTTACATCATTCAGTATTCTGCTCCTTAGTATTcacaacaatgatttttttttcagatggaATCTGATCCATGGAGCAGATTCCGCTCCACATCTCCTGAACTCCTGGGTTCTTGTAATATGGCCTGTTTAAGTAGTGATGATTCAGAGGATGACTATGGAAGTATTGATGAGTTTATAGAACAAGCATCTGCAGCTCGCCCTTCTTATCTTAGCTCCAGTAGCTCCTGGCGTCCTTCATGTCTTAATGGTGGCATTAATGCTGTCAGAGGCTCTATGAAAGAAATGAGTTCAGGGTTTCGCCCTGGCCTTGCCTCTAGGATTTATGCACCAAAGGCTGTTTTCAGAACTAAAGGCAGTTGGGGCGCACCATTGAAAGCTCGTTTCCCTCTTTCCTCTCTTGATGGTGCCTCCATAAGTGACATGCATCCCCCTCCAGCTACCGCCGTAATGTCTGCTTGCAGTGATCTTCCATGCATGGAATCTCTCCCCTCAGAATACAGCTTTGATTCCCAGATGGACATGACTCCCGTACGTGCCTCCAAGAAAAGTGCTTCCCATCCTCATCATTATTATGGTCTCTCAAATTGGGGCTCAGTGAAACATGTCTCTGATACTCCGATGTCCAGAATTGGCTCTAGGAGCCAAAGGCGTCCCGCTCCCCCTTCCCCATCGCTTTTCTCCTATGAACCTCCTTGCTCTTATCGTCAGTTTCATGAATTATTGGAAGTCAGAGATATTGGCCTTAATTCCCTTACAGAAATGTCTGCCACAGAGTTTGCTGCTGAGCTTCATGCTTCAACTCCTCCTGTCTGTGCAGATCCTCCTCGTCCTCATCATCTCGCTTCTCAGCAATTCATGTCCATGACTCCCAGCCCTGCTCCCCCTCCTGGTTTTTCTCGCAAGATGGGCGCATCTTTTTCCAGGAGGGCCAGGGCTCCTGCCTCCATTGTCTTTGATCAACCCGAAAAGTTAGCACCACCCTCTCCCCCACAATCTGGTGGCTTTGGTGGTTTTTT from Labeo rohita strain BAU-BD-2019 chromosome 9, IGBB_LRoh.1.0, whole genome shotgun sequence encodes the following:
- the parp4 gene encoding LOW QUALITY PROTEIN: protein mono-ADP-ribosyltransferase PARP4 (The sequence of the model RefSeq protein was modified relative to this genomic sequence to represent the inferred CDS: deleted 1 base in 1 codon), yielding MTVFENCNVVLDVKNVPFKEKNKLRLALQENGGNISYVINKQCSFVVTSSVNDLSSNRQRSIQKLQIPVVETQYVWSCLDQGHLLPLTEHNLATELPYSSSEFLPPTEIKVSTHKLGKEMFKVHSELPKTEVEILEKGGPRPGRFRVYKEGDHDLPEFPSYFQVAKYSIFERVKPKTLSVLELQSAKGRSGQQYRVLCSVLREAETAVVQDKLVFCVTSEDAVEAYLQLMKEMETEGFAKTHTLPPEVERLASYSLQQLLLEEKLNCSTLSQEVGVFIELVWTEALGSLNNILTVPVSSISLNDVSRVEGLLLQTQKTEKEDEVKALLEEVNTLLPLRMIDPPSKNKLVSQKLDLCQLIRDIINVSEATLGSPSPSSLGKYRALRCSIEVVPPQNPEFHFVSQLLQDRPVQIQEILRVSRGVELQLFREDLGNIKPLLHSTSPSSLVGILSRGLLLPRVGVEQHGIERTDIGNLGGGIYFSDSLKTSVKYSKPSATDGSRLLLVCEVALGRCKDLLKKDTTLTCAPAGYHSVHGVQRTPNRLSEFEDDEFVVYNTEQIRLKYVVQYSLEGDELKEFHPHINTQLTQITDTTPDVLSSDDSDDLESTKNPLEEMNAGLLDSSGQKLPLQAVNVRCKLMDLLCQVIIFQTYTNQSAVPIEAKYVFPLEETAAVCGFEAFINGKHVIGKVKEKEQARKEYKQAIEKGHGAYLMDQDAPDVFTISVGNLPPGATVLIKVTFITELVVRSGSIVFSLSGSVAPWQQRAALNQTTQATVEKIGVTELQSEGEFSLSMSIEMPYEIINLSSSHRIKTKRTDCKAVISTLPGQTLGSEGLQVSFSLSNIHIPRMWVENHPDKDSQACMLVFYPDFKSSGVSSSGGPSSVSDVVILLDSSKSMQGDAMLNARRIALQVLKSLDRSLKINIISFSTDFKEAFPAPLPLEEASEAARKFIMSCSGSGGSTDLWRPLRILSLLPPCRGVRNILLLSDGHIQNQPLTLQLVQENSCHTRLFTCGLSLTANRHMLRALAQAGGGTYEFFDTKMKHTWTEKVRAQVQRMESPGCRSVAVKWQRFNPTAPPPVQAPSQLHALFSDCHTLVYGFVPHCTQATLFGDLSGQEIKTMVSTTELQKTKGTLLHKLTARAIIRDYEDGILGSSEAEHEGKKAELKSYIIELSKEFSILSQFTSFVAIEEREQNEHDSGFTDIPKIISEEDVDILPYIVWTEEKLMTADIIGAEDDYVWMESDPWSRFRSTSPELLGSCNMACLSSDDSEDDYGSIDEFIEQASAARPSYLSSSSSWRPSCLNGGINAVRGSMKEMSSGFRPGLASRIYAPKAVFRTKGSWGAPLKARFPLSSLDGASISDMHPPPATAVMSACSDLPCMESLPSEYSFDSQMDMTPVRASKKSASHPHHYYGLSNWGSVKHVSDTPMSRIGSRSQRRPAPPSPSLFSYEPPCSYRQFHELLEVRDIGLNSLTEMSATEFAAELHASTPPVCADPPRPHHLASQQFMSMTPSPAPPPGFSRKMGASFSRRARAPASIVFDQPEKLAPPSPPQSGGFGGFFQRNISAPGAKRKGQQKQFLKGRKQISKPDTVAWNELFELQHEDGYWECTDRLSSFLNLDVDFFANVFLKEKGIRSFGVKAHADILRLLATLLVLQLIRVKKLEVGRLLESLLRLKESQEPRPMYWEAVKRAVDWACRTDKQYPCVCSRLEIGWDWESSTRQLLGCDSPHPYSSLKPVLERRIGVSVM